The sequence GGCTCCGGAGGCACGATGGCCGGGCTGGTACGGGCGCTCGGCGCGGAACGGGTGCTGGGCGTCGACACCGGTGCGCTGCCCGACCCGGCCGGCGCCGTCACGGATCTGCTCGGCGGAGTCACCGGCCTGCGCGTCGAGCGTTCCCAGGTCGGCGGCGGGTATGCGGAACTGACCGGCCCGGTCCGCGAGGCGCTCCAGGTGGCCGCCCGTGACGAGGGCGTCTTCCTGGATCCGACCTACACCGGCCGGGCCATGGCGGCCCTGCTGGCCGGCGACTTCCGCGGCCGGAACGTGGTGTTCCTGCACACCGGCGGCCTCCCCGGACTCTTCGGCCACCCCCCATCGGTCTGGTGAGCGCCGCCGCGGCCGTCGACGTCTCGCCGGCGCGCCGCCGGTCGACCGGGGCATGACCGAGACGAACACCGTCCACATCGACCGCCCCGAGATCACCGATTCCCGGCACGGGCCACGGCCGGCGGCGATGGCGCGCGTCTGCGAGCCGCCGCTCATCGACAAGGGCGGGTTGCCGCTCGTCGGGAAGGGCGGGCCGCCGCTCATCGAGAAAGGTCGACACCTTCTCGATGAGCGGCATCCGGGCCGACCGCTCCTATCGCCCGGCCCGACGGCCCGGTCTCAGCTCCTGACGACCCGGTCTCACCTCAGGTGCCGGACGAAGAACCGGTTCGCGTCGTCCCCTTCGAACCACGGGACGCCGGTGTGCCCGCCCATGTTGGCGTGCAGCGTCTTCTCCTCGGAGCCGAGGGCGTCGAACAGCTCCAGGGCCGACTGCCGGTCGTTCGTCTCGTCGTCCCATTGCAGCAGCACCAGCAGCGGAACGGTGACCCGCCGGGCGTCCTCGAACAGGGCGCGGGGCACGAAAGTCCCGGCGTACAGCACGGCGGCCGCGATGCGTGGCTCGACCGCCGCCAGCCGGACGCCGATGGCGATCACCCCGCCGGAGTATCCCACCGGACCGCCGATCTCGGGCAGCGGGAGGAGCGCGTCCAGAGCGGCGCGCCATTCCGGGACCGCCCTGTCGACCAGCGGGAGGACGAGCCGGTCGACGATCTCGCCGGTGACCGGCTCACCGGCCGCCAGAGCCCGGCGCAGGTCGGCGCGGGCCGCCTCGGCGGCGGCGGAGCGGGGCCGGTCACCGCTCCCGGGCAGTTCGATGGTGGCCGCGGCGAAGCCCTCCGCCGCGCAGTGCCGCGCCCGGGCGGCCAGCCGGGGGTACATCGTGTGCAGTCCGCCGGGGTGGCCGAGCAGGATCAGCGGGGCCGGTGCGGAGACGGATCCGGGCGTCCACAGGATGCCGGGGATCTCGCCGAGCGTGAACGCGCGTTCCAGGACGCCGTCGTCGAGACGCTGTTCAGCGGTGAATCGCATGGTCGTGCCTTTCGGGAGTGCTGGTGAACGGCGCTCCCGGACGACCTATCGCCCGACCGTGACCCCGCAGGGGAGCACCCATGTCACATCGTTCACGGGTACCACCTCCTCGGTCTCTCGCACGGCCGGGTGGAAACTAGCAGCGGTCCCGGTGCCCGGCCAAACCATTTTCGACCGCCAGACTCCGTGCCGGGCCCGCTGATGCCGGGCCCGCTGATGCCGGGCCCGCTGATGCCGGGCCCGCTGATGCCGGGCCCGCTGATGCCGGGCCCGCTGATGCCGGGCCCGCTGATGCCGGGCCCGCTGATGCCGGGCCCGCTGATGCCGGGCCCGCTGATGCCGGGCCCGCTGATGCCCGGCTCGCCGATGCCCGGCTCGCCGATGCCCGGCTCGCCGATGCCCGGTCGGGGCAGGGCCCCGTGGCGCGCGGACGACCCTACCGCTGGCAGCGGGGCGGACCGGGCTCGCCCGGGGCGTACTGCTGCCATTCGGCCGGCGTCGGCGGGCCGTACCGGTCGCAGAACTCGGTGCTCGCGATGTCCGGCAGCGGCACGAACCAGTCGCGGATCTGGCCGGTGTCGTCCACCGACTCGAAGAACGCGCGGTCCGCGCTGGGGACCACACCGGTGATCGCGCCCGGATGTCCGACACGGGCGCCGAGCAGGCGGGACGCCGCGACATCCCAGAGACGTACCGTACCGTCCTCGTCGCCGACGGCCAGGATGCTGCCGTCGACGTTGAAGGTCAGCGCGGACGTGTCCGCGGCCTCGTCGGCGCGCAACCGGGTGACCAGCGCGCCGGTGGCCGTCTCGCGGATCTCGATCGGCGCGTCGCTGCTGGCGGTCGCGAACAGGTCGCCGGACGCGGTGAACGCGAGCGCGTCGATGGCGTACCGGTAATCGGTGCCGACGTCGCGGATCAGGTCCCCGGTGCCGGGATCCCAGAACCGGACCCCGGTGTCGGCGCCGACCGTGACCACGGATGCGCCGTCCGGGCTGAAGGCGACCGTGTGCACGAAGGTGTCGTCACCGGTCTCGATGACGCGGATCAGCCGCCCGGTGGCGATCTCCCAGATCCACACCCGGTTGTCGTCTCCCGAGGCGACCAGCCGGGTGCCGGCCGGGTCGATCGACAGGCTGGCGATGTAGTCGCCGCCGGTGCTCAGCGGGGCTCCGACCAGCCGGCCGGAGCGTAGGTCCCACACCCGGATCGGACCGTCCTGCGTGGTCGCGGCCGCTGTCCGCCGGTCCCGGTCGACCGCGACATCACCCGGGGTCCGGGCCGCGCCGGGCAGGCCTACTCCGTACGGCATCCCGGTCGTGGCCTCCCGCAGCTGTACGCCGTCGCGCCCGGCGGTGGCGATCAACGTGGTCCCGGGCACCGCGACCGGCCACAGGCCGTCATGTCGCCGCGCCACGCTCGCCGGCCGTCCGGTCGTGGAGTCCCACAGCCGGATCGTCCCGTCCGCGCCCCCGGTGGCCAGCACGCGGCCGTCGGCGCTGAACGCGACCGACCACACCGTCGCGTTGTGGCCCGCGATCGGCGAGCCGACCGCACGGCCCGCGCCCGGATCCCAGAGCTGGGCCGTGCGGTCGACGCCACCGGAGGCCACCCGGGTGCCACCAGGGCTGAATGCCACCGCCAGTACGGGCTCCTCGCCGGCCTTCATCCCGACACTGCGCCGGCTCCGCAGATCGCGGACCGTGACGCCGCCGCCCTCCCCGCCGATGGCCAGTCTCGCCCCGTCGCCGCTGAAGGCCAGCGCGCGCATCGACCGGTCGAGCGTGATCGGCGGCTGCGCCGGCCGGCCGGTGCCGGGATCGCGCAGCTCGACGGTGCGCTGGTCGGCGGCGACGGCGAGGAGGCGGTCGTCGGGGCTGAACGCCACCGCGTTCACCCGTACCGGGTACCGGATCGGGGCCCGCACGTCCGCGCCGGTCCTGCGGTCCCGGATCCGGACGGTCCCGTCCCAGCCCGCCGAGGCCAGGCGGCTGCCGTCATGCGCGAACGACACCGAGCTGACCCGGTCGAGGTGCCCGGTCAGCGCGGCGCCGACCGGCTGCCCGGTGCCGGTGTCCCACAGCTGCACGCTGCCGTCCGCCGACGCCGCGGCCAGCACGGCGCCGCTCGGGTCGTAGGCGATGGCGGTGACCGCCGCGCGCGGCCCGGGCGGCGGGGGCAGGGCGGGCCGTCCGGTGGCCGCGTGCCAGAAGCGCACCGAGCCGTCCTGTCCGCCGGAGGCCAGGTGGACGCCGTCTGGGGAGAACGCGACGGCGGTGACCGGGCCGTCGTGCCCGGCGAGCACCGACTGCTGCTCGGTGAGCAGGGTGGTCAGCGCGTTCGCGGCTTCGCCGGTCTGCCGGCGCTGCCAGGCCGCGGCCGCCAGCCGGCGGGCGGTCATCGGCCGGGTGCTGTCGATGGTGCTGCTCTGCGCGGCGAGCTGCCGGGACAGCGCGATGACGTGCTGCTCGTTCGCTCGGCCCGCGTAGCGCAGCGCGGCTGCCGCCGCGACGACCGCGAGAACGGTCAGGGTGGCGAGACTGGCCTGCACGGTACGGCGCAGCCAGGTCGCCCGGCTGGCGGCGCGGAGGCTGGCGGTCAGGAAGACGGCCACGTCGCCGGGCAGGCGCCGGTCGGCCGACCAGTGCCGGCCGTCGGCCAGGTCCCGGCCGCGCAGCAGTTCACCGGTCTCGTGCCGGTCGGCCCAGCGCCGTTGCCGTTCCTCGGCGTGTTGCAGCCACCGCTGGAACTCCTCCTCCTCGCGTACCCAGCGGCGCAGCTGCGGCCAGTCGCGGATCAGCACGTCGTGCGCCAGCTCGGCCACCGGCTCGCCGCCGCGGTCGGGGACGCTGGTCACCACCAGGCGGCGGTCGGTGAGCACGCCGAGCACCGCGGTCGTACCGCCGGCGACCTGGTGCAGGTCGGACACCTCGCGCTGGCGGCGGACGGCGGGGATGCCCCGGGCCGGGTCGGCGGGCCGCACCAGCATGGTCAGCAGCGTGCGGACGACCGCCGGCGGCTGACCGGTGATCGCCTGGTCGCACCAGTTCGTGATGCTGCCGCGCAGGCCGCCGATCCGTTCGTACGCCTGATGCGTCAGCACCCCGTCGGACGAGCTGGTCCAGAGCTCCTTGAGGGCCACGCCGAGCAGCGGCAGCGCCGCCGTGCCGGCCCGCGGGTCGGCGGTCAGCACGTCGTCGATGATGCGTTCCGGCAGGCCGGGCTGCCAGCACGCACCGGCCGACTCGGCCGGCTTGGTGACGATGTCGTGCAGTTCGTCGCGGGTGAGGGTGGCCGGGATGTTGACCAGTCCGCTTCCGGCGACGTCGAGCAGCGCGGGCACCTCGGCGGCCAGCCGCGGGTAGAAGTCGTCGCGCAGCACCAGCAGCACCGTCCGGCCCGGCCGGCCGATCGCCGCCGTCAGGTCGTCGAGCGCCGTGCCGGCGCCGGGTTCGGCGAGCATCTCCTCGAACTGGTCGACGATCAGCAGTCCGTACCCGGCGGCGTCCGGGATCGGATCGCCGGGGCGGATGACCAGCGTCGGCCAGCGCCCGCTCGCCGGTAGCCGCCCGGCGGCCAGCGCGGGCCGGACACCCGCGGAGACCAGCGACGACTTCCCGGCGCCGGACGGGCCGAGCAGCAACAGCAGCGGGGGCCGGTCGGCCAGCGCGGCGAGCACCTTGCCGACGGCACGGTCGCGGCCGTGGAAGGCCGCGGCGTCCTCGGTCCGGAACGGTTGCAGGCCCCGGTACGGGCACGGCGTCGAGGCGGCCGGCGCCGGCCAGGCGGCACGCAGGGCGGCGGTCGAGCTCGCGTAGCCGATCCCG is a genomic window of Actinoplanes teichomyceticus ATCC 31121 containing:
- a CDS encoding dienelactone hydrolase family protein; protein product: MRFTAEQRLDDGVLERAFTLGEIPGILWTPGSVSAPAPLILLGHPGGLHTMYPRLAARARHCAAEGFAAATIELPGSGDRPRSAAAEAARADLRRALAAGEPVTGEIVDRLVLPLVDRAVPEWRAALDALLPLPEIGGPVGYSGGVIAIGVRLAAVEPRIAAAVLYAGTFVPRALFEDARRVTVPLLVLLQWDDETNDRQSALELFDALGSEEKTLHANMGGHTGVPWFEGDDANRFFVRHLR
- a CDS encoding trypsin-like peptidase domain-containing protein, which produces MSAAIPPWTCAVAQILDGRDTAAGAGFLIADDVLITCAHVVEAAGARIGEPVRLRFPQLTGSPSASGRVLADGWEPPEGEDIAVVRLDAVPAGLRPLPLAGSDGRRGHPVRSFGFPAQAGAGGHFGYGRAGDLLRPGLLQLTDANDLTQGFSGGPVWDDRAEAVIGMVSAVTRPDALDRGTGIGYASSTAALRAAWPAPAASTPCPYRGLQPFRTEDAAAFHGRDRAVGKVLAALADRPPLLLLLGPSGAGKSSLVSAGVRPALAAGRLPASGRWPTLVIRPGDPIPDAAGYGLLIVDQFEEMLAEPGAGTALDDLTAAIGRPGRTVLLVLRDDFYPRLAAEVPALLDVAGSGLVNIPATLTRDELHDIVTKPAESAGACWQPGLPERIIDDVLTADPRAGTAALPLLGVALKELWTSSSDGVLTHQAYERIGGLRGSITNWCDQAITGQPPAVVRTLLTMLVRPADPARGIPAVRRQREVSDLHQVAGGTTAVLGVLTDRRLVVTSVPDRGGEPVAELAHDVLIRDWPQLRRWVREEEEFQRWLQHAEERQRRWADRHETGELLRGRDLADGRHWSADRRLPGDVAVFLTASLRAASRATWLRRTVQASLATLTVLAVVAAAAALRYAGRANEQHVIALSRQLAAQSSTIDSTRPMTARRLAAAAWQRRQTGEAANALTTLLTEQQSVLAGHDGPVTAVAFSPDGVHLASGGQDGSVRFWHAATGRPALPPPPGPRAAVTAIAYDPSGAVLAAASADGSVQLWDTGTGQPVGAALTGHLDRVSSVSFAHDGSRLASAGWDGTVRIRDRRTGADVRAPIRYPVRVNAVAFSPDDRLLAVAADQRTVELRDPGTGRPAQPPITLDRSMRALAFSGDGARLAIGGEGGGVTVRDLRSRRSVGMKAGEEPVLAVAFSPGGTRVASGGVDRTAQLWDPGAGRAVGSPIAGHNATVWSVAFSADGRVLATGGADGTIRLWDSTTGRPASVARRHDGLWPVAVPGTTLIATAGRDGVQLREATTGMPYGVGLPGAARTPGDVAVDRDRRTAAATTQDGPIRVWDLRSGRLVGAPLSTGGDYIASLSIDPAGTRLVASGDDNRVWIWEIATGRLIRVIETGDDTFVHTVAFSPDGASVVTVGADTGVRFWDPGTGDLIRDVGTDYRYAIDALAFTASGDLFATASSDAPIEIRETATGALVTRLRADEAADTSALTFNVDGSILAVGDEDGTVRLWDVAASRLLGARVGHPGAITGVVPSADRAFFESVDDTGQIRDWFVPLPDIASTEFCDRYGPPTPAEWQQYAPGEPGPPRCQR